In one window of Sulfolobales archaeon DNA:
- a CDS encoding DNA-directed RNA polymerase subunit M has protein sequence MMFCPKCGGIMIPVHSKDKMILKCSKCGFEVHATQDAIQSYSTTVKPSSESRIKTSKISESSSKILRSLEEIEQEKEEFYEIFLELSSEESEEKESSEE, from the coding sequence ATGATGTTCTGTCCTAAATGTGGAGGTATAATGATCCCTGTACACTCTAAAGATAAGATGATTTTAAAATGTAGTAAGTGTGGATTTGAGGTTCACGCAACACAAGATGCTATACAAAGCTACTCTACCACTGTAAAGCCTTCGAGTGAGAGTAGGATTAAAACATCGAAGATAAGCGAATCTTCTTCTAAGATTCTTAGATCTCTAGAAGAGATAGAGCAAGAAAAGGAAGAGTTCTACGAGATATTCCTAGAGCTTTCCAGCGAAGAGAGTGAAGAGAAGGAATCTAGCGAGGAGTAA
- a CDS encoding RNA polymerase subunit Rpo13, translated as MSESEQDEYIEEIGEEEEEEEYEDIEEEGHFTLDQINIMIQATELWDQLIQGSKSLEEVSQYLGTRRRTARRKTKGGEKTEKAETEETAKRKILKKTKK; from the coding sequence ATGAGCGAGAGCGAACAAGATGAATATATTGAAGAGATCGGAGAAGAGGAGGAAGAGGAGGAATACGAAGATATTGAAGAGGAAGGTCATTTCACGTTAGATCAGATCAATATAATGATCCAGGCTACAGAACTATGGGATCAGCTGATCCAAGGTTCTAAAAGCTTAGAAGAGGTATCACAGTATCTCGGAACTAGAAGGAGAACTGCGAGAAGGAAAACCAAAGGTGGTGAAAAAACTGAAAAAGCTGAGACAGAAGAAACTGCTAAAAGAAAGATTTTAAAGAAAACTAAGAAATGA
- a CDS encoding ABC transporter permease, with protein sequence MSLKVLIKKDFYDMIRDPRIWIPMILGIALMPLLGLFISLTAFQSTISSSLSELKISIYLYNYTDTPIEKEFILLLKTLAPNMRITPEIYYLNSIELPKTADNPIVVINMSSIPGILSSSKLSLYILAPYRGSLAYQMSISTILPRIEELINTISTSLYAKYKNITDLELEFIKNPASYSLMYYEPEKKILFPFSLAESFIILPLIILVLIMMIVISTLSYSAISTAVENEEKTMEILLTMPLKRELIILSKSVAGMFVGILGSVGFGVGYYIYIQMFTLSIPSSMNATSLNTMISVFPGAAGVLGEIFPGYALYQTSPPLSPIVIGILIFYIALSGFFYSLLGVFIGAVSSDVRISQSLSSFPTIPLVLIFIGSLFIDLYGLPDLYKFILLSNPVTGPLVLSSLIEHPRFVEYSIIGSIMIVIENIAILLLISRLFLFESLERYRRKLPSLLKRRITPR encoded by the coding sequence ATGAGTCTCAAGGTACTGATTAAGAAAGATTTCTACGATATGATACGAGATCCTAGAATATGGATCCCAATGATCCTAGGTATAGCATTAATGCCACTACTAGGATTATTTATAAGCTTGACAGCTTTTCAAAGTACTATATCTTCTTCACTTAGCGAGCTTAAGATCTCTATATATCTATATAACTACACTGATACACCCATAGAAAAAGAGTTCATACTTCTCCTTAAAACATTGGCTCCTAATATGAGAATCACACCTGAGATATACTATCTCAACTCTATCGAGCTTCCTAAGACAGCTGATAATCCAATAGTTGTCATAAATATGAGCTCGATACCTGGGATTCTTAGTAGTAGTAAATTATCTCTGTATATTCTAGCACCTTATAGAGGTAGTCTTGCATACCAGATGAGCATCTCGACAATCCTCCCACGAATAGAAGAGCTTATAAATACTATATCTACATCTCTATACGCTAAATATAAAAATATAACAGATCTAGAGCTTGAGTTTATCAAGAACCCTGCTTCCTACAGCCTAATGTACTATGAGCCTGAAAAGAAGATTCTATTTCCATTCTCATTAGCGGAAAGCTTTATAATTCTACCTCTTATAATTCTAGTACTAATTATGATGATAGTAATATCTACTCTAAGTTATTCAGCGATCTCAACAGCTGTAGAGAATGAGGAGAAAACGATGGAGATACTGCTTACAATGCCTTTGAAGAGAGAGTTAATTATATTATCCAAGTCTGTGGCTGGGATGTTTGTGGGAATATTAGGATCTGTGGGATTTGGAGTCGGATATTATATATACATTCAAATGTTCACTCTATCAATACCTTCATCTATGAATGCTACTTCTCTTAATACTATGATCTCTGTATTTCCCGGTGCGGCTGGTGTACTTGGAGAGATCTTTCCCGGATACGCTCTCTATCAGACATCTCCACCGTTGTCGCCTATTGTCATAGGTATCCTTATCTTCTATATAGCTCTATCAGGGTTCTTCTACTCTCTCCTCGGAGTTTTCATAGGTGCTGTGAGCAGTGATGTTCGTATATCTCAATCTCTCTCAAGTTTTCCCACTATTCCTCTGGTACTGATCTTCATAGGATCTCTCTTCATAGATCTCTATGGTCTTCCAGATCTCTACAAGTTCATACTGCTATCTAATCCCGTGACAGGACCTCTAGTTCTATCTAGTTTAATAGAACATCCGAGGTTCGTGGAGTATTCGATAATAGGATCTATTATGATTGTTATTGAGAACATAGCAATTCTACTTCTTATATCAAGATTATTCCTCTTCGAATCTTTAGAAAGATATAGAAGAAAACTACCTAGCCTGCTAAAGAGAAGAATTACTCCTCGCTAG
- a CDS encoding ABC transporter ATP-binding protein, which translates to MKNSDKAVIVRNLVKRFGSFEALKGISFSVEKGEVYGLIGPNGAGKTTTFRILSTLILPTYGEAYVEGFDVVRDAENVRKIISYLPEEAGSYKNIKGIEYLDMISRIYYRGKEADEVLEEGIKISGLSERDLRRPMKEYSKGMKRRIQVARALMIRPRVAILDEPTVGLDPIQKKEIRDTIRRYSKEKGITVLFSTHEMKEAEELCDRVAIIDEGLILSEGYIKDLLSITGSRDLDEAFIKLVRERRAI; encoded by the coding sequence ATGAAAAACAGTGATAAAGCTGTTATAGTGAGGAATCTAGTGAAGAGATTCGGTTCTTTCGAAGCTTTGAAAGGTATTTCTTTTAGCGTTGAGAAAGGCGAGGTTTACGGACTTATAGGACCTAATGGTGCTGGCAAGACTACTACTTTTAGAATTCTATCTACTCTGATACTTCCCACATATGGTGAAGCCTATGTAGAAGGTTTTGATGTGGTTAGAGATGCTGAAAATGTAAGAAAGATCATTAGTTATCTTCCAGAGGAAGCTGGTTCTTATAAGAATATTAAAGGTATAGAGTATCTAGATATGATTTCAAGGATCTATTATAGAGGTAAAGAGGCAGATGAAGTTCTAGAAGAGGGAATTAAAATATCAGGGCTTTCCGAGAGAGATCTCAGAAGACCTATGAAAGAGTATTCGAAAGGTATGAAGAGAAGAATACAAGTTGCAAGAGCACTCATGATCAGACCTAGAGTAGCTATACTCGATGAACCTACCGTAGGATTAGATCCGATTCAGAAGAAAGAGATTCGAGATACTATAAGAAGATACTCAAAAGAGAAAGGTATAACAGTGCTCTTCTCAACACATGAAATGAAAGAAGCTGAAGAACTATGTGATCGCGTGGCTATAATAGATGAAGGACTCATACTAAGCGAAGGATATATAAAAGATCTTCTTAGCATAACCGGTAGTAGGGATCTAGACGAGGCCTTTATAAAACTTGTTAGAGAAAGGAGGGCTATCTGA